In Campylobacter concisus, the genomic window CAAATTTTAGAATGTGGATAATTAGATCCATCCCGCTTGACCTACGAAGAGCGATAAGTGCTGGCATAGGTACATTTATCAGCTTTGTCGCATTTCAACAAATGGGCTTTATCGTAAATAGCGACGCAGTTTTGGTTGGTATAGGAAATTTCAAAGATCCAAACGTACTTCTTGGCGTTTTGGGACTATTTTTAGTTATTTGCTTTTGGGCGTGGAAGATAAAGGGCGCGTTTATCCTAGCTGTGCTTGCTACTTCAGTGATTGCTTGGGTGCTTGGTATCGCTCCTCATCCAACAGAAATTTTCTCAACCCCAGCTTCTATCTCTCCGATATTTTTAGAGCTTGATATAAAAGGCGCGCTTAGCCTAGCCTTGCTTCCAGTTGTTATCACATTTTTTGTGACTGATCTTTTTGACTCGATAGGCACACTAGCTGGTGTAGGCACGAGGGCTGGAATTTTTGATGAAAACAAAAAAGATGGCGTCGTAAAACTTGAAAAAACTCTTGAAGCTGACGCTATTGCTACGGCAGCCGGCTCACTTGTAGGCGTAAGTACGACCACATCGTTTGTAGAGAGTGCTAGCGGTGTAGAAGAGGGCGGTAGAACTGGTCTAACGGCTGTATTTTGCGGACTTTTATTTATACTTACACTCTTTATGTTGCCACTTTTTAAAGCGATCCCTGGCAATGCCATCTATCCGATCCTTGTAATGGTTGGTGTGCTTATGTTTGCTGAGCTTGCTAGTATAAATTTCAAAGACCCAGCCATTGCAGTTGCGACGTTTTTTATAGTCGTGCTCATTCCGCTTACTTACTCGATCACAAATGGCCTTGCATTTGGCTTTATGTCATACGTCATAGTTAAGCTCATAAAGAGAGAATTTAGCGATATAAATTTAGGCGTAGTCGTGCTAGCGCTCATTAGTTTTATCGTATTTTTAGTGCATTGATAAGGATGAAAGATGATATTTTATAGCTATGATGAATTTGCTGTTGATGCCAAAAAGATGGCAAAACAGATAAAGGATGAGTTTGATCCAGAGGTGATACTAGCTGTGGCAAGAGGCGGTCTAACGCTTGGTCACTCGCTAGCTGTTGCGCTTAATAATAGAAATTTATTTACCCTAAATTCTATCCATTATGAAGATACAAACAAGCTTGATACGATTAATATCTTTAACGTGCCAGATCTTAGCAAATACACTAAAATTTTGCTCGTCGATGACATCATCGATAGTGGCGAGAGCATGGTCGAGATAAAAAGAGAACTGCTTAAGCGTTATCCAAATTTAGATATCAAAATAGCGACCGTCTTTTATAAAGAGAAAGCTCTGCTTTTGCCAGAATTTAAGGTAAAAGAGGCTCACGATTGGATTGAGTTTTTTTGGGATATACATATTTAAGG contains:
- a CDS encoding NCS2 family permease, which encodes MKFFDLAQNKTSVKQEFGAGLTTFLAMMYIVPVNAIIMSKTGMPYEALITATALITIFSTILNGLWANTPVAMSVGMGLNAYFTFGLCIGMKVPWQTALGVVFLSGVIFVVLSFTNFRMWIIRSIPLDLRRAISAGIGTFISFVAFQQMGFIVNSDAVLVGIGNFKDPNVLLGVLGLFLVICFWAWKIKGAFILAVLATSVIAWVLGIAPHPTEIFSTPASISPIFLELDIKGALSLALLPVVITFFVTDLFDSIGTLAGVGTRAGIFDENKKDGVVKLEKTLEADAIATAAGSLVGVSTTTSFVESASGVEEGGRTGLTAVFCGLLFILTLFMLPLFKAIPGNAIYPILVMVGVLMFAELASINFKDPAIAVATFFIVVLIPLTYSITNGLAFGFMSYVIVKLIKREFSDINLGVVVLALISFIVFLVH
- a CDS encoding phosphoribosyltransferase, with translation MIFYSYDEFAVDAKKMAKQIKDEFDPEVILAVARGGLTLGHSLAVALNNRNLFTLNSIHYEDTNKLDTINIFNVPDLSKYTKILLVDDIIDSGESMVEIKRELLKRYPNLDIKIATVFYKEKALLLPEFKVKEAHDWIEFFWDIHI